Proteins encoded together in one Etheostoma cragini isolate CJK2018 chromosome 11, CSU_Ecrag_1.0, whole genome shotgun sequence window:
- the arglu1a gene encoding arginine and glutamate-rich protein 1-A, producing MGRSRSRSSSRSKHSKSSKHSKKRSRSRSKDRERSKKRSKSRESKRNRRRESRSRSRSTTASSRRERAASPPERIDIFGRTLSKRNALDEKARKEEEERRAEMERQRKIRQQEIEEKLIEEETARRVEELVAKRVEEELEKRKDEIEREVLRRVEEAKRIMERQLLEELEKQRQAELAAQKAREEEEKSKREELEKILEENNRKIADAQARLAEEQLRIVEEQRKIHEERMKLEQDRQKQQKEEQKIILGKGKSRPKLSFSLKATE from the exons ATGGGCCGATCTCGGAGTCGCAGCTCTTCCCGGTCAAAACACTCCAAAAGCAGCAAGCACAGCAAGAAGCGGAGCCGGTCGCGTTCCAAAGACCGGGAGAGGTCCAAGAAGCGGTCCAAGTCCCGAGAATCGAAAAGGAACCGTCGCAGAGAATCTCGTTCTCGTTCCCGGTCTACTACAGCTTCGTCCCGCAGAGAAAGAGCAGCCTCGCCGCCGGAGCGCATCGACATCTTCGGCAGGACGCTGAGCAAGAGAAATGCTCTAGACGAGAAGGcgaggaaggaggaagaggaaagaaggGCCGAAATGGAAAGACAAAGGAAGAT CCGGCAGCAGGAGATTGAGGAGAAGCTGATCGAGGAGGAGACGGCGCGGCGGGTGGAGGAGCTGGTGGCCAAGCgggtggaggaggagctggagaagcGCAAGGACGAGATCGAGCGGGAGGTGCTGCGGCGCGTCGAGGAGGCCAAGCGCATCATGGAGCGGCAGctgctggaggagctggagaaacAACGGCAGGCGGAGTTGGCCGCACAGAAGGCCAGAGAG GAGGAAGAAAAATCTAAGCGGGAGGAGCTGGAAAAAATCCTGGAGGAGAATAACCGCAAGATCGCCGACGCTCAGGCCAGACTG GCCGAGGAGCAGTTGCGTATTGTAGAGGAGCAGAGAAAGATTCACGAGGAGCGCATGAAGCTGGAGCAGGACCGTCAAAAGCAGCAAAAGGAGGAGCAGAAAATCATCCTCGGCAAGGGCAAGTCCCGGCCCAAGCTGTCCTTCTCCCTGAAGGCCACCGAATGA